Proteins encoded in a region of the Drosophila busckii strain San Diego stock center, stock number 13000-0081.31 chromosome 2L, ASM1175060v1, whole genome shotgun sequence genome:
- the LOC108599070 gene encoding LOW QUALITY PROTEIN: larval serum protein 1 gamma chain (The sequence of the model RefSeq protein was modified relative to this genomic sequence to represent the inferred CDS: deleted 2 bases in 1 codon), translating to MKLTLVLLALVGCVAAFSVPTTHNVKVADKEFLEKQKFLLEIVYRCEDPLMFEEYIKLGHKFVVDKSMYSMFTHEMEKFYESYKMGALLPKGEFFGALVKTHHKQAYGLFNFFYYAKNFEIFKQNVAWARMHVNEGMFIYALTLAVIHKPEFEGLALPMIYEIFPQYFFNSKFVYEAEKFDYDVWSKYIMYEKEYKDILYKDVSEFHDNFYFYTKDWKTWQWWKMMGLGEHWYVEDKYFLRENIATYNKDPKYVDIMKGLTKFYMPVDYTRDISFFNHETQMSYFTEDLGWNSFWYYLNLDYAFFLDGKQFGLEKDRRGEFWIYNVQQILARYYQERLSNGLGEIPEYFWYKQLEFGYDPQLIYYNGVGFSYRKNYFEYETYGNFEMLSQIQHFFERINNVLDSGYYKTADGVVIDLHKPEAVKFIGNYLQGNVDTYDKYFFNYYYVLSHMYFADVDYFDMDVFPHVFLNFETMMRDPFFYTFYKKFADVFYKFKYNLTPYTHEDLHFEDIHIKDVTVSKLVTYFDIVDFDTTNLLNDKMTFVDGKFVWDKTLMARQARLNQSPSSSTFNIDCKTAQKGVVRIFLGPKFDEYGRIIPLKYNAQNFVQIDSFVYPFVAGHNTIKRTSKEFTWTAEDRITYTELYKYVMLAHEGTYDFPLDMTEPHNAFPDRLVLPRGWEHGMPMQFYFFVSPYSEEYEQFSNFDYTYSSGVGSGTRFVDSKPFGYPFDRNVDEYSYFVSNGLFKDVKIYFVDHFAKYFEKKYANFGMFDYSVEY from the exons ATGAAATTGACTTTGGTGCTATTGGCCCTCGTGGGCTGTGTAGCCGCTTTCAGCGTGCCTACCACCCACAATGTGAAGGTCGCCGACAAGGAATTCCTCGAAAAGCAAAAGTTCCTGCTCGAGATTGTCTACCGTTGTGAGGATCCCCTGATGTTCGAGGAATACATTAAGCTAGGACACAAATTCGTTGTGGACAAGTCTATGTACAGC ATGTTCACCCATGAAATGGAGAAGTTCTACGAGTCCTACAAGATGGGTGCTCTGCTTCCTAAGGGCGAATTCTTCGGCGCCTTGGTGAAGACCCACCACAAGCAGGCTTATGGTCTCTTCAACTTCTTCTACTATGCCAAGAACTTCGAGATCTTCAAGCAGAACGTTGCCTGGGCTCGCATGCACGTGAACGAGGGCATGTTCATCTATGCCTTGACTTTGGCTGTCATCCATAAGCCCGAATTCGAGGGTTTGGCTCTGCCCATGATCTACGAAATCTTCCCACAGTACTTCTTCAACAGCAAGTTCGTCTATGAGGCTGAGAAGTTCGATTACGATGTCTGGAGCAAGTACATTATGTACGAGAAGGAATACAAGGATATACTGTACAAGGATGTTAGCGAATTCCATGACAACTTCTACTTCTACACCAAGGACTGGAAGACATGGCAGTGGTGGAAGATGATGGGTCTGGGCGAGCACTGGTACGTTGAGGATAAGTACTTCCTGCGGGAGAACATTGCCACCTACAACAAGGATCCCAAATACGTTGACATCATGAAGGGCTTGACCAAGTTCTACATGCCTGTGGACTATACCCGTGACATTTCATTCTTCAACCACGAGACCCAGATGAGCTACTTCACCGAAGATCTTGGCTGGAACTCCTTCTGGTACTATCTGAATTTGGATTACGCTTTCTTCCTCGATGGCAAGCAGTTCGGTTTGGAGAAGGATCGTCGTGGCGAATTCTGGATCTACAATGTGCAGCAAATTCTGGCCCGTTACTACCAGGAGCGTTTGTCCAACGGCTTGGGTGAGATTCCAGAGTACTTCTGGTACAAACAGCTGGAATTCGGCTATGATCCTCAGCTCATCTACTACAACGGTGTTGGCTTCAGCTACCGCAAGAACTACTTCGAGTATGAGACCTATGGCAACTTCGAGATGCTCTCCCAAATCCAGCACTTCTTCGAGCGCATCAACAACGTTCTCGACTCTGGCTACTACAAGACCGCTGATGGCGTTGTTATCGATCTGCACAAGCCCGAGGCTGTCAAGTTCATTGGCAACTATCTGCAGGGTAATGTTGATACTTATGACAAGTACTTCTTCAACTACTACTACGTGCTGTCGCATATGTACTTCGCTGATGTGGATTACTTTGATATGGATGTCTTCCCACATGTGTTCCTCAACTTCGAGACCATGATGCGCGATCCCTTCTTCTATACCTTCTACAAGAAGTTCGCTGATGTCTTCTACAAGTTCAAGTACAACCTGACTCCCTACACCCATGAGGATCTGCACTTCGAGGACATTCACATCAAGGATGTGACCGTCAGCAAGCTGGTCACCTACTTCGACATTGTTGACTTTGATACCACCAATCTGCTCAACGACAAGATGACCTTCGTCGATGGCAAGTTTGTCTGGGACAAGACCCTGATGGCTCGCCAGGCCCGCCTCAACCAG AGCCCTTCGAGTTCGACTTTCAACATTGACTGCAAGACCGCCCAAAAGGGTGTTGTGCGCATCTTCCTGGGACCCAAGTTCGACGAATACGGTCGCATCATCCCACTGAAGTACAACGCACAGAACTTTGTGCAAATCGACAGCTTTGTCTATCCCTTCGTTGCCGGCCACAACACCATCAAGCGCACCTCCAAGGAATTCACCTGGACCGCTGAGGATCGCATTACCTACACCGAACTGTACAAGTATGTCATGCTCGCCCATGAGGGTACCTATGACTTCCCCTTGGACATGACCGAGCCACACAACGCCTTCCCCGATCGTCTGGTCCTGCCCCGCGGCTGGGAACATGGCATGCCCATGCAGTTCTACTTCTTCGTCTCGCCCTACAGCGAGGAGTACGAGCAGTTCTCCAACTTCGACTACACCTACTCCTCAGGCGTTGGCTCCGGCACTCGCTTCGTGGACAGCAAGCCATTCGGCTATCCCTTCGATCGCAATGTCGATGAGTACAGCTACTTTGTCTCCAACGGCCTGTTCAAGGATGTCAAGATCTACTTTGTCGATCACTTTGCCAAGTACTTCGAGAAGAAGTATGCCAACTTCGGCATGTTCGACTACTCCGTGGAGTACTAA